A stretch of the Bombyx mori chromosome 12, ASM3026992v2 genome encodes the following:
- the LOC101742222 gene encoding uncharacterized protein LOC101742222: MNESFLNPIPEPKKIGVWAEGTHIEAKEFMIPNKSPESTDDIPTIPDLDDLQDILEKEISSLPVPTQKNTETVNTLTEVGGGISGSADSIEGVLEVLKTYIPKVESDIADTVWTVDSLLMQLAEEYQEGNSN, from the exons ATGaacgaatcgtttttaaatcCTATTCCGGAACCTAAGAAGATTGGTGTTTGGGCAGAAGGGACTCACATAGAAGCAAA GGAATTTATGATACCAAACAAATCACCTGAATCAACTGACGATATTCCTACAATACCAGACTTAGATGATCTACAAGATATATTGGAGAAGGAAATATCATCACTACCAGT acCTACGCAGAAGAACACAGAAACAGTAAACACTTTGACTGAAGTTGGAGGAGGTATCAGTGGCTCTGCAGACAGCATTGAAGGGGTGCTTGAAGTACTCAAAACATATATACCAAAGGTGGAGTCAGACATCGCAGATACTGTGTGGACAGTAGATTCGTTACTCATGCAGTTAGCTGAAGAATACCAGGAAGGCAATTCAAACTGA
- the Dorsal gene encoding embryonic polarity protein dorsal isoform A (isoform A is encoded by transcript variant A; The RefSeq protein has 3 substitutions compared to this genomic sequence), translating into MASQSAPPRAPSVVIVEQPASKALRFRYKCEGRSAGSLPGVSSTPENKTYPTIKICSYKGPATIVVSCVNKDPPFKPHPHNLVGRERCDRGVCSVRTDVTEDNNEYQFRNLGIQCVKRKDIVAELRLREELRVDPFRTGFDHRSHTQSIDLNAVRLAFQVFVPDGAGRMRRPLPTVVSDIIYDKKAMSDLLIMRSSHCSGTIRGGTQVILLCEKVSKEDTAVIFYQEVNEQIVWEETVTPSYVHKQVAVVFNTPPYRDPQRDEHVTVHFQLKRLTDDARSNSFAFEYIPDFRDSNYILGKKRKTKMPLMAAYEQERTFQEQMPIKAEPREKSPHHATSPYGAYPPYSDPNWMVPPEQMRTIPDLAVPAATNMDTFADMAWSNVPYGQGLQPLQPGANVMHSPHSLSPMHRGQSVSPMQDSQCGSPMHGGPCVSPMHGGACVSPMVGPMMQVGSTSPNMQHNTYSHLPQGAEADGAGTTFSAQFLDREPILNSSEFRSLLGGDGNMLSADLNKLSTSDLLL; encoded by the exons ATGGCGAGTCAATCCGCGCCCCCGCGAGCACCAAGCGTGGTAATAGTCGAGCAACCAGCCAGCAAAGCCCTCAG ATTCCGGTATAAATGCGAGGGCCGGTCGGCGGGCTCGCTCCCGGGCGTGTCCAGTACTCCGGAGAACAAAACTTATCCTACAATCAAGATATGCTCTTACAAGGGACCGGCCACCATAGTCGTGTCCTGCGTCAACAAGGATCCCCCGTTTAA ACCGCACCCGCACAACCTGGTGGGGCGGGAGCGCTGCGACCGCGGCGTGTGCTCGGTGCGCACCGACGTCACGGAGGACAACAACGAGTACCAGTTCAGGAACCTTGGGATACAATGCGTCAAGCGCAAGGACATCGTCGCCGAGCTGCGCCTCCGGGAGGAGCTCAGGGTGGACCCCTTCAGGA CGGGGTTCGACCACCGCTCGCACACGCAGAGCATCGACCTCAACGCGGTGCGGCTCGCCTTCCAAGTGTTCGTGCCGGACGGCGCCGGGCGCATGCGCCGGCCGCTGCCCGCCGTCGTGTCCGACATCATCTACGACAAGAAGGCCATGAGCGACCTCCTCATCATGCGCTCCTCGCACTGCTCCGGCACCATCCGCGGCGGCACGCAGGTCATCCTGCTCTGCGAGAAG GTATCGAAAGAAGACACGGCGGTGATATTCTACCAGGAGGTGAACGAGCAGATAGTGTGGGAGGAGACCGTGACGCCGTCCTACGTGCACAAGCAGGTCGCCGTGGTGTTCAACACGCCGCCCTACCGCGACCCCCAGCGCGACGAGCACGTCACC GTACACTTCCAGCTGAAGAGGTTGACGGACGACGCGCGGAGCAACTCCTTCGCGTTCGAATACATCCCGGACTTCCGAG attcAAATTACATATTGGGTAAAAAGCGGAAGACCAAAATGCCATTAATGGCCGCGTATGAGCAAGAAA GGACCTTCCAGGAGCAGATGCCGATCAAGGCGGAGCCCAGAG AGAAGTCGCCGCACCACGCCACGTCGCCCTACGGCGCGTACCCGCCCTACAGCGACCCG AATTGGATGGTTCCCCCGGAGCAGATGCGAACGATACCGGACCTCGCCGTACCGGCCGCTACCAACATGGACACCTTCGCCGACATGGCGTGGAGCAACGTGCCGTATGGACAGGGCCTCCAGCCGCTGCAGCCCGGTGCCAACGTCATGCACTCCCCCCACTCCCTGTCCCCCATGCACAGGGGGCAGTCCGTGTCCCCCATGCAGGACCCCCAGTGCGGCTCCCCCATGCACGGCGGCCCCTGCGTGTCCCCCATGCACGGCGGCGCCTGCGTGTCCCCCATGGTCGGCCCGATGATGCAAGTCGGGTCTACATCGCCCAACATGCAACACAACACTTATAATCAC CTGCCCCAGGGCGCGGAGGCGGACGGCGCCGGGACCACGTTCTCCGCCCAGTTCCTTGACCGCGAGCCCATACTCAACTCCAGCGAGTTCCGATCCCTCCTCGGGGGGGACGGGAACATGCTCTCTGCCGACCTCAACAAGCTCTCCACAAGCGACCTCCTGCTGTGA
- the Dorsal gene encoding embryonic polarity protein dorsal isoform X1: MSLVSARNISYMRSAPPYLRNKDAGLPIGIAEQNDPNQPNELNINDVFEAISLADPTFGEGPPPVALENMASQSAPPRAPSVVIVEQPASKALRFRYKCEGRSAGSLPGVSSTPENKTYPTIKICSYKGPATIVVSCVNKDPPFKPHPHNLVGRERCDRGVCSVRTDVTEDNNEYQFRNLGIQCVKRKDIVAELRLREELRVDPFRTGFDHRSHTQSIDLNAVRLAFQVFVPDGAGRMRRPLPAVVSDIIYDKKAMSDLLIMRSSHCSGTIRGGTQVILLCEKVSKEDTAVIFYQEVNEQIVWEETVTPSYVHKQVAVVFNTPPYRDPQRDEHVTVHFQLKRLTDDARSNSFAFEYIPDFRGTTRRKPPPDLSFLSLLLAEKRDTNNNNKDEAVSVPSSPDPVPSPPPPDPEPAAAETNGHAEPHEKSLDDLLEQVAELDEIYSESRSRLQRAADAADAETDADDFNDAGTYTSLQLAFKNPLPIAEPEPPPYEDVHVQTFRGPIVEFTPLKRDTDEAPPLPPKRVRKSVSSEFRSSQTSVESAARPARLPPPDEKLSAARSEPALPPAKKRSFFSRLFRRRDKSPAPSVQEARARPVGRSVSSVSGQRPARWAAGGAAGGAGGGLRAADSVTHVSLHEDVSVCAAPPADAILVAESVLALDASSFRRLQDELELTEAEHYALYMALAPRATASEFDDQSSYYSPLDGSNFLRQ; this comes from the exons ACGCCGGTCTACCGATAGGTATTGCAGAACAAAATGACCCCAATCAACCTAACGAATTGAAtattaatgatgttt TTGAGGCCATATCGCTCGCGGATCCCACGTTCGGCGAGGGCCCTCCTCCTGTTGCCTTAGAGAACATGGCGAGTCAATCCGCGCCCCCGCGAGCACCAAGCGTGGTAATAGTCGAGCAACCAGCCAGCAAAGCCCTCAG ATTCCGGTATAAATGCGAGGGCCGGTCGGCGGGCTCGCTCCCGGGCGTGTCCAGTACTCCGGAGAACAAAACTTATCCTACAATCAAGATATGCTCTTACAAGGGACCGGCCACCATAGTCGTGTCCTGCGTCAACAAGGATCCCCCGTTTAA ACCGCACCCGCACAACCTGGTGGGGCGGGAGCGCTGCGACCGCGGCGTGTGCTCGGTGCGCACCGACGTCACGGAGGACAACAACGAGTACCAGTTCAGGAACCTTGGGATACAATGCGTCAAGCGCAAGGACATCGTCGCCGAGCTGCGCCTCCGGGAGGAGCTCAGGGTGGACCCCTTCAGGA CGGGGTTCGACCACCGCTCGCACACGCAGAGCATCGACCTCAACGCGGTGCGGCTCGCCTTCCAAGTGTTCGTGCCGGACGGCGCCGGGCGCATGCGCCGGCCGCTGCCCGCCGTCGTGTCCGACATCATCTACGACAAGAAGGCCATGAGCGACCTCCTCATCATGCGCTCCTCGCACTGCTCCGGCACCATCCGCGGCGGCACGCAGGTCATCCTGCTCTGCGAGAAG GTATCGAAAGAAGACACGGCGGTGATATTCTACCAGGAGGTGAACGAGCAGATAGTGTGGGAGGAGACCGTGACGCCGTCCTACGTGCACAAGCAGGTCGCCGTGGTGTTCAACACGCCGCCCTACCGCGACCCCCAGCGCGACGAGCACGTCACC GTACACTTCCAGCTGAAGAGGTTGACGGACGACGCGCGGAGCAACTCCTTCGCGTTCGAATACATCCCGGACTTCCGAGGTACCACTCGCCGTAAGCCGCCCCCGGACCTGTCCTTCCTCTCCCTTCTCCTCGCTGAGAAACGCGACACCAATAATAACAACAAGGATGAGGCCGTCTCCGTCCCCTCTTCCCCCGACCCCGTACCCTCGCCCCCGCCCCCCGACCCCgagcccgccgccgccgagacTAACGGACATGCGGAGCCGCACGAGAAGAGCCTCGACGATCTGCTGGAGCAGGTCGCCGAGCTCGACGAGATCTACTCTGAGAGCCGCAGTCGCCTGCAGCGCGCCGCCGACGCCGCCGACGCCGAGACCGACGCCGACGATTTCAACGACGCCGGCACCTACACCAGCCTGCAGCTCGCTTTCAAGAACCCGCTGCCCATCGCCGAGCCCGAGCCGCCGCCCTACGAGGACGTGCACGTGCAGACGTTTCGCGGCCCCATCGTCGAGTTCACGCCCTTGAAGCGCGACACGGACGAGGCGCCCCCCCTGCCCCCCAAGCGCGTCCGCAAGTCCGTCTCCTCGGAGTTCAGGTCCAGCCAGACGTCCGTGGAGAGCGCGGCGCGGCCGGCCCGCCTGCCGCCGCCCGACGAGAAGCTGTCGGCGGCCCGGAGCGAGCCGGCGCTGCCGCCCGCCAAGAAGCGCTCGTTCTTCTCGCGGCTGTTCCGGCGGCGCGACAAGTCCCCGGCGCCCAGCGTGCAGGAGGCGCGCGCGCGGCCGGTGGGGCGCTCCGTGAGCAGCGTGTCGGGGCAGCGGCCGGCGCGCtgggcggcggggggcgcggcggggggTGCGGGCGGGGGGCTGCGCGCGGCGGACAGCGTGACGCACGTGTCGCTGCACGAGGACGTGTCGGTGTGCGCGGCGCCGCCGGCGGACGCGATCCTGGTGGCGGAGAGCGTGCTGGCGCTGGACGCGTCGTCGTTCCGGCGGCTGCAGGACGAGCTGGAGCTGACGGAGGCGGAGCACTACGCGCTGTACATGGCGCTGGCGCCGCGAGCCACCGCGTCCGAGTTCGACGACCAGAGCTCGTACTACTCCCCGCTGGACGGGAGCAACTTCCTTCGTCAATGA
- the Dorsal gene encoding embryonic polarity protein dorsal isoform B (isoform B is encoded by transcript variant B; The RefSeq protein has 3 substitutions compared to this genomic sequence): MDIGGDAGLPIGIAEQNDPNQPNELNINDVFEAISLADPTFGEGPPPVALENMASQSAPPRAPSVVIVEQPASKALRFRYKCEGRSAGSLPGVSSTPENKTYPTIKICSYKGPATIVVSCVNKDPPFKPHPHNLVGRERCDRGVCSVRTDVTEDNNEYQFRNLGIQCVKRKDIVAELRLREELRVDPFRTGFDHRSHTQSIDLNAVRLAFQVFVPDGAGRMRRPLPTVVSDIIYDKKAMSDLLIMRSSHCSGTIRGGTQVILLCEKVSKEDTAVIFYQEVNEQIVWEETVTPSYVHKQVAVVFNTPPYRDPQRDEHVTVHFQLKRLTDDARSNSFAFEYIPDFRDSNYILGKKRKTKMPLMAAYEQERTFQEQMPIKAEPREKSPHHATSPYGAYPPYSDPNWMVPPEQMRTIPDLAVPAATNMDTFADMAWSNVPYGQGLQPLQPGANVMHSPHSLSPMHRGQSVSPMQDSQCGSPMHGGPCVSPMHGGACVSPMVGPMMQVGSTSPNMQHNTYSHLPQGAEADGAGTTFSAQFLDREPILNSSEFRSLLGGDGNMLSADLNKLSTSDLLL; this comes from the exons ACGCCGGTCTACCGATAGGTATTGCAGAACAAAATGACCCCAATCAACCTAACGAATTGAAtattaatgatgttt TTGAGGCCATATCGCTCGCGGATCCCACGTTCGGCGAGGGCCCTCCTCCTGTTGCCTTAGAGAACATGGCGAGTCAATCCGCGCCCCCGCGAGCACCAAGCGTGGTAATAGTCGAGCAACCAGCCAGCAAAGCCCTCAG ATTCCGGTATAAATGCGAGGGCCGGTCGGCGGGCTCGCTCCCGGGCGTGTCCAGTACTCCGGAGAACAAAACTTATCCTACAATCAAGATATGCTCTTACAAGGGACCGGCCACCATAGTCGTGTCCTGCGTCAACAAGGATCCCCCGTTTAA ACCGCACCCGCACAACCTGGTGGGGCGGGAGCGCTGCGACCGCGGCGTGTGCTCGGTGCGCACCGACGTCACGGAGGACAACAACGAGTACCAGTTCAGGAACCTTGGGATACAATGCGTCAAGCGCAAGGACATCGTCGCCGAGCTGCGCCTCCGGGAGGAGCTCAGGGTGGACCCCTTCAGGA CGGGGTTCGACCACCGCTCGCACACGCAGAGCATCGACCTCAACGCGGTGCGGCTCGCCTTCCAAGTGTTCGTGCCGGACGGCGCCGGGCGCATGCGCCGGCCGCTGCCCGCCGTCGTGTCCGACATCATCTACGACAAGAAGGCCATGAGCGACCTCCTCATCATGCGCTCCTCGCACTGCTCCGGCACCATCCGCGGCGGCACGCAGGTCATCCTGCTCTGCGAGAAG GTATCGAAAGAAGACACGGCGGTGATATTCTACCAGGAGGTGAACGAGCAGATAGTGTGGGAGGAGACCGTGACGCCGTCCTACGTGCACAAGCAGGTCGCCGTGGTGTTCAACACGCCGCCCTACCGCGACCCCCAGCGCGACGAGCACGTCACC GTACACTTCCAGCTGAAGAGGTTGACGGACGACGCGCGGAGCAACTCCTTCGCGTTCGAATACATCCCGGACTTCCGAG attcAAATTACATATTGGGTAAAAAGCGGAAGACCAAAATGCCATTAATGGCCGCGTATGAGCAAGAAA GGACCTTCCAGGAGCAGATGCCGATCAAGGCGGAGCCCAGAG AGAAGTCGCCGCACCACGCCACGTCGCCCTACGGCGCGTACCCGCCCTACAGCGACCCG AATTGGATGGTTCCCCCGGAGCAGATGCGAACGATACCGGACCTCGCCGTACCGGCCGCTACCAACATGGACACCTTCGCCGACATGGCGTGGAGCAACGTGCCGTATGGACAGGGCCTCCAGCCGCTGCAGCCCGGTGCCAACGTCATGCACTCCCCCCACTCCCTGTCCCCCATGCACAGGGGGCAGTCCGTGTCCCCCATGCAGGACCCCCAGTGCGGCTCCCCCATGCACGGCGGCCCCTGCGTGTCCCCCATGCACGGCGGCGCCTGCGTGTCCCCCATGGTCGGCCCGATGATGCAAGTCGGGTCTACATCGCCCAACATGCAACACAACACTTATAATCAC CTGCCCCAGGGCGCGGAGGCGGACGGCGCCGGGACCACGTTCTCCGCCCAGTTCCTTGACCGCGAGCCCATACTCAACTCCAGCGAGTTCCGATCCCTCCTCGGGGGGGACGGGAACATGCTCTCTGCCGACCTCAACAAGCTCTCCACAAGCGACCTCCTGCTGTGA
- the Dorsal gene encoding embryonic polarity protein dorsal isoform X2, translating into MDIGGDAGLPIGIAEQNDPNQPNELNINDVFEAISLADPTFGEGPPPVALENMASQSAPPRAPSVVIVEQPASKALRFRYKCEGRSAGSLPGVSSTPENKTYPTIKICSYKGPATIVVSCVNKDPPFKPHPHNLVGRERCDRGVCSVRTDVTEDNNEYQFRNLGIQCVKRKDIVAELRLREELRVDPFRTGFDHRSHTQSIDLNAVRLAFQVFVPDGAGRMRRPLPAVVSDIIYDKKAMSDLLIMRSSHCSGTIRGGTQVILLCEKVSKEDTAVIFYQEVNEQIVWEETVTPSYVHKQVAVVFNTPPYRDPQRDEHVTVHFQLKRLTDDARSNSFAFEYIPDFRGTTRRKPPPDLSFLSLLLAEKRDTNNNNKDEAVSVPSSPDPVPSPPPPDPEPAAAETNGHAEPHEKSLDDLLEQVAELDEIYSESRSRLQRAADAADAETDADDFNDAGTYTSLQLAFKNPLPIAEPEPPPYEDVHVQTFRGPIVEFTPLKRDTDEAPPLPPKRVRKSVSSEFRSSQTSVESAARPARLPPPDEKLSAARSEPALPPAKKRSFFSRLFRRRDKSPAPSVQEARARPVGRSVSSVSGQRPARWAAGGAAGGAGGGLRAADSVTHVSLHEDVSVCAAPPADAILVAESVLALDASSFRRLQDELELTEAEHYALYMALAPRATASEFDDQSSYYSPLDGSNFLRQ; encoded by the exons ACGCCGGTCTACCGATAGGTATTGCAGAACAAAATGACCCCAATCAACCTAACGAATTGAAtattaatgatgttt TTGAGGCCATATCGCTCGCGGATCCCACGTTCGGCGAGGGCCCTCCTCCTGTTGCCTTAGAGAACATGGCGAGTCAATCCGCGCCCCCGCGAGCACCAAGCGTGGTAATAGTCGAGCAACCAGCCAGCAAAGCCCTCAG ATTCCGGTATAAATGCGAGGGCCGGTCGGCGGGCTCGCTCCCGGGCGTGTCCAGTACTCCGGAGAACAAAACTTATCCTACAATCAAGATATGCTCTTACAAGGGACCGGCCACCATAGTCGTGTCCTGCGTCAACAAGGATCCCCCGTTTAA ACCGCACCCGCACAACCTGGTGGGGCGGGAGCGCTGCGACCGCGGCGTGTGCTCGGTGCGCACCGACGTCACGGAGGACAACAACGAGTACCAGTTCAGGAACCTTGGGATACAATGCGTCAAGCGCAAGGACATCGTCGCCGAGCTGCGCCTCCGGGAGGAGCTCAGGGTGGACCCCTTCAGGA CGGGGTTCGACCACCGCTCGCACACGCAGAGCATCGACCTCAACGCGGTGCGGCTCGCCTTCCAAGTGTTCGTGCCGGACGGCGCCGGGCGCATGCGCCGGCCGCTGCCCGCCGTCGTGTCCGACATCATCTACGACAAGAAGGCCATGAGCGACCTCCTCATCATGCGCTCCTCGCACTGCTCCGGCACCATCCGCGGCGGCACGCAGGTCATCCTGCTCTGCGAGAAG GTATCGAAAGAAGACACGGCGGTGATATTCTACCAGGAGGTGAACGAGCAGATAGTGTGGGAGGAGACCGTGACGCCGTCCTACGTGCACAAGCAGGTCGCCGTGGTGTTCAACACGCCGCCCTACCGCGACCCCCAGCGCGACGAGCACGTCACC GTACACTTCCAGCTGAAGAGGTTGACGGACGACGCGCGGAGCAACTCCTTCGCGTTCGAATACATCCCGGACTTCCGAGGTACCACTCGCCGTAAGCCGCCCCCGGACCTGTCCTTCCTCTCCCTTCTCCTCGCTGAGAAACGCGACACCAATAATAACAACAAGGATGAGGCCGTCTCCGTCCCCTCTTCCCCCGACCCCGTACCCTCGCCCCCGCCCCCCGACCCCgagcccgccgccgccgagacTAACGGACATGCGGAGCCGCACGAGAAGAGCCTCGACGATCTGCTGGAGCAGGTCGCCGAGCTCGACGAGATCTACTCTGAGAGCCGCAGTCGCCTGCAGCGCGCCGCCGACGCCGCCGACGCCGAGACCGACGCCGACGATTTCAACGACGCCGGCACCTACACCAGCCTGCAGCTCGCTTTCAAGAACCCGCTGCCCATCGCCGAGCCCGAGCCGCCGCCCTACGAGGACGTGCACGTGCAGACGTTTCGCGGCCCCATCGTCGAGTTCACGCCCTTGAAGCGCGACACGGACGAGGCGCCCCCCCTGCCCCCCAAGCGCGTCCGCAAGTCCGTCTCCTCGGAGTTCAGGTCCAGCCAGACGTCCGTGGAGAGCGCGGCGCGGCCGGCCCGCCTGCCGCCGCCCGACGAGAAGCTGTCGGCGGCCCGGAGCGAGCCGGCGCTGCCGCCCGCCAAGAAGCGCTCGTTCTTCTCGCGGCTGTTCCGGCGGCGCGACAAGTCCCCGGCGCCCAGCGTGCAGGAGGCGCGCGCGCGGCCGGTGGGGCGCTCCGTGAGCAGCGTGTCGGGGCAGCGGCCGGCGCGCtgggcggcggggggcgcggcggggggTGCGGGCGGGGGGCTGCGCGCGGCGGACAGCGTGACGCACGTGTCGCTGCACGAGGACGTGTCGGTGTGCGCGGCGCCGCCGGCGGACGCGATCCTGGTGGCGGAGAGCGTGCTGGCGCTGGACGCGTCGTCGTTCCGGCGGCTGCAGGACGAGCTGGAGCTGACGGAGGCGGAGCACTACGCGCTGTACATGGCGCTGGCGCCGCGAGCCACCGCGTCCGAGTTCGACGACCAGAGCTCGTACTACTCCCCGCTGGACGGGAGCAACTTCCTTCGTCAATGA
- the Dorsal gene encoding embryonic polarity protein dorsal isoform X3, which produces MSLVSARNISYMRSAPPYLRNKDAGLPIGIAEQNDPNQPNELNINDVFEAISLADPTFGEGPPPVALENMASQSAPPRAPSVVIVEQPASKALRFRYKCEGRSAGSLPGVSSTPENKTYPTIKICSYKGPATIVVSCVNKDPPFKPHPHNLVGRERCDRGVCSVRTDVTEDNNEYQFRNLGIQCVKRKDIVAELRLREELRVDPFRTGFDHRSHTQSIDLNAVRLAFQVFVPDGAGRMRRPLPAVVSDIIYDKKAMSDLLIMRSSHCSGTIRGGTQVILLCEKVSKEDTAVIFYQEVNEQIVWEETVTPSYVHKQVAVVFNTPPYRDPQRDEHVTVHFQLKRLTDDARSNSFAFEYIPDFRDSNYILGKKRKTKMPLMAAYEQERTFQEQMPIKAEPREKSPHHATSPYGAYPPYSDPNWMVPPEQMRTIPDLAVPAATNMDTFADMAWSNVPYGQGLQPLQPGANVMHSPHSLSPMHRGQSVSPMQDPQCGSPMHGGPCVSPMHGGACVSPMVGPMMQVGSTSPNMQHNTYNHLPQGAEADGAGTTFSAQFLDREPILNSSEFRSLLGGDGNMLSADLNKLSTSDLLL; this is translated from the exons ACGCCGGTCTACCGATAGGTATTGCAGAACAAAATGACCCCAATCAACCTAACGAATTGAAtattaatgatgttt TTGAGGCCATATCGCTCGCGGATCCCACGTTCGGCGAGGGCCCTCCTCCTGTTGCCTTAGAGAACATGGCGAGTCAATCCGCGCCCCCGCGAGCACCAAGCGTGGTAATAGTCGAGCAACCAGCCAGCAAAGCCCTCAG ATTCCGGTATAAATGCGAGGGCCGGTCGGCGGGCTCGCTCCCGGGCGTGTCCAGTACTCCGGAGAACAAAACTTATCCTACAATCAAGATATGCTCTTACAAGGGACCGGCCACCATAGTCGTGTCCTGCGTCAACAAGGATCCCCCGTTTAA ACCGCACCCGCACAACCTGGTGGGGCGGGAGCGCTGCGACCGCGGCGTGTGCTCGGTGCGCACCGACGTCACGGAGGACAACAACGAGTACCAGTTCAGGAACCTTGGGATACAATGCGTCAAGCGCAAGGACATCGTCGCCGAGCTGCGCCTCCGGGAGGAGCTCAGGGTGGACCCCTTCAGGA CGGGGTTCGACCACCGCTCGCACACGCAGAGCATCGACCTCAACGCGGTGCGGCTCGCCTTCCAAGTGTTCGTGCCGGACGGCGCCGGGCGCATGCGCCGGCCGCTGCCCGCCGTCGTGTCCGACATCATCTACGACAAGAAGGCCATGAGCGACCTCCTCATCATGCGCTCCTCGCACTGCTCCGGCACCATCCGCGGCGGCACGCAGGTCATCCTGCTCTGCGAGAAG GTATCGAAAGAAGACACGGCGGTGATATTCTACCAGGAGGTGAACGAGCAGATAGTGTGGGAGGAGACCGTGACGCCGTCCTACGTGCACAAGCAGGTCGCCGTGGTGTTCAACACGCCGCCCTACCGCGACCCCCAGCGCGACGAGCACGTCACC GTACACTTCCAGCTGAAGAGGTTGACGGACGACGCGCGGAGCAACTCCTTCGCGTTCGAATACATCCCGGACTTCCGAG attcAAATTACATATTGGGTAAAAAGCGGAAGACCAAAATGCCATTAATGGCCGCGTATGAGCAAGAAA GGACCTTCCAGGAGCAGATGCCGATCAAGGCGGAGCCCAGAG AGAAGTCGCCGCACCACGCCACGTCGCCCTACGGCGCGTACCCGCCCTACAGCGACCCG AATTGGATGGTTCCCCCGGAGCAGATGCGAACGATACCGGACCTCGCCGTACCGGCCGCTACCAACATGGACACCTTCGCCGACATGGCGTGGAGCAACGTGCCGTATGGACAGGGCCTCCAGCCGCTGCAGCCCGGTGCCAACGTCATGCACTCCCCCCACTCCCTGTCCCCCATGCACAGGGGGCAGTCCGTGTCCCCCATGCAGGACCCCCAGTGCGGCTCCCCCATGCACGGCGGCCCCTGCGTGTCCCCCATGCACGGCGGCGCCTGCGTGTCCCCCATGGTCGGCCCGATGATGCAAGTCGGGTCTACATCGCCCAACATGCAACACAACACTTATAATCAC CTGCCCCAGGGCGCGGAGGCGGACGGCGCCGGGACCACGTTCTCCGCCCAGTTCCTTGACCGCGAGCCCATACTCAACTCCAGCGAGTTCCGATCCCTCCTCGGGGGGGACGGGAACATGCTCTCTGCCGACCTCAACAAGCTCTCCACAAGCGACCTCCTGCTGTGA